One segment of Triticum aestivum cultivar Chinese Spring chromosome 2A, IWGSC CS RefSeq v2.1, whole genome shotgun sequence DNA contains the following:
- the LOC123189004 gene encoding chloroplast envelope quinone oxidoreductase homolog: protein MATPTTTPATMRAVQYDACGGGAAGLKHVEVPVPSAKKNEVLLKLQAATINPVDWKIQKGDLRPLLPRRLPFIPVTDVAGVVVDVGPGVKGLTAGDQVVAMLNSFNGGGLAEYAVASANLTVKRPAEVSAAEGAGLPIAAGTALQALRSIGAKFDGTGKPLNVLVTAASGGVGLYAVQLAKLANLHVTATCGARNMDLVKSLGADEVMDYRTPEGASLQSPSGRKYDGVVHCTVGVSWSSFQPLLSDAGRVIDITPNFSAILTSALHRMTFSKKRLVPLLLSPNKADLELLVGLLKEGKLKTVVDSKFPLSEADKAWQSSIDGHATGKIVVEMES from the exons ATGGCCACCCCAACCACGACGCCGGCGACGATGCGGGCCGTGCAGTACGACGCCTGCGGCGGAGGCGCCGCCGGCCTCAAG CATGTAGAAGTCCCCGTCCCTTCTGCAAAGAAGAATGAGGTCCTGCTGAAACTGCAAGCTGCAACCATCAACCCAGTTGACTGGAAGATACAGAAAGGGGACTTGAGGCCTCTGCTGCCTCGTAGACTGCCTTTTATCCCAG TGACTGATGTTGCAGGAGTAGTTGTTGATGTTGGTCCTGGAGTGAAAGGTCTCACAGCGGGTGATCAAGTCGTCGCCATGTTGAACTCTTTT AACGGAGGTGGACTGGCAGAGTATGCTGTAGCATCCGCAAACCTGACCGTCAAAAGGCCAGCTGAGGTTTCTGCAGCTGAGGGTGCTGGGCTTCCCATTGCTGCAGGCACTGCGCTCCAGGCACTAAGGTCCATTGGTGCCAAGTTTGACGGCACCGGCAAGCCATTAAACGTGTTGGTCACCGCTGCCTCTGGCGGCGTAGGCCTGTACGCGGTGCAGCTTGCAAAGCTAGCGAACCTTCATGTTACCGCCACCTGCGGCGCACGCAACATGGATCTTGTGAAGAGCTTGGGCGCAGACGAGGTGATGGACTACAGGACCCCAGAGGGGGCGAGCCTGCAGAGTCCCTCCGGCAGGAAGTACGACGGCGTGGTTCACTGCACCGTCGGTGTCAGCTGGTCGTCTTTCCAGCCATTGCTCAGTGATGCCGGGCGAGTGATCGATATCACCCCCAACTTCTCGGCCATCCTCACATCTGCGCTGCACAGGATGACATTTTCCAAGAAGCGCCTGGTGCCCCTGCTCCTGTCGCCCAACAAGGCGGACCTGGAGTTATTGGTTGGGTTGCTCAAGGAAGGCAAGCTGAAGACGGTGGTCGACTCGAAGTTCCCGTTGAGCGAGGCAGACAAGGCGTGGCAGAGCAGTATCGATGGCCATGCCACTGGTAAGATTGTCGTTGAGATGGAGAGCTGA
- the LOC123189003 gene encoding nuclear transport factor 2 isoform X1, which produces MAAPTPPPAAAPAPAPAAAPGPTPPAQVVGNAFVQQYYNILHQSPELVFRFYQEASRIGRPATTGADMDTVTTMEAINEKIMSMDIARAEIRGVDAQESLCGGVTVLVTGHLTGKDDVCREFAQSFFLAPQEKGYFVLNDILRYVGQGEADQSLPPPQQQPPAPELDAVVAPAAALANGTVALVESVPREQEASPQPEPDLSESVPHTNEDEDPKEEVYNPPNDVEVPVVEETPVPEVIDEVPNNVAASIPVSAPPVPHDEAPKKSYASIVKVMKAVLPPNSAVPYRPAPPKPEKQAPAPALSVAVDPPTFSPNPESSNIQDPEVDALAVYVKNLPLHATPSQLEEEFKRFGTIKHDGIQVRSHKIQGFCYGFIEFEDASSVQSALAASPVTIDDRPCHVEEKRTPGSRGSSRGRFPPGRGGNFRGEGMRGRGSYPGGRGYGRGEYNNYRSDFGGRGGGRGGSGRGGDVGYQRVDHSGTGGRGGARAAAK; this is translated from the exons acgcctccgcccgccgccgctcccgcccccgcccccgccgcggcGCCAGGACCGACGCCGCCGGCGCAAGTG GTGGGCAACGCCTTCGTGCAGCAGTACTACAACATCCTCCACCAGTCCCCGGAGCTCGTCTTCCGCTTCTACCAGGAGGCCAGCCGCATCggccgccccgccaccaccggcgccgACATGGACACCGTCACCACCATGGAG GCGATTAACGAGAAGATCATGTCCATGGACATCGCGCGGGCGGAGATCAGGGGGGTGGACGCGCAGGAGTCGCTATGTGGCGGTGTGACCGTGCTCGTCACGGGCCACCTCACAGGGAAGGACGACGTCTGCCGCGAGTTCGCGCAGTCCTTCTTCCTTGCGCCGCAGGAGAAGGGTTACTTCGTGCTCAACGACATACTACGTTATGTCGGGCAGGGTGAGGCCGACCAGTCATTGCCGCCACCTCAGCAGCAGCCGCCGGCACCGGAGTTGGATGCAGTGGTTGCCCCTGCTGCCGCCCTGGCAAATGGTACTGTTGCCCTTGTGGAGAGTGTGCCTCGCGAGCAGG AGGCTTCGCCGCAGCCAGAGCCGGATCTCTCTGAGTCTGTTCCTCATACCAACGAGGATGAGGATCCCAAGGAGGAGGTTTACAACCCACCGAATGACGTGGAAGTGCCTGTTGTGGAGGAAACACCGGTTCCTGAGGTCATAGATGAAGTGCCAAATAATGTAGCAGCCTCCATACCGGTTTCGGCTCCCCCTGTACCACATGACGAGGCCCCTAAGAAGTCGTACGCTTCAATT GTCAAAGTCATGAAAGCAGTTCTGCCACCAAATTCCGCAGTTCCTTACAGGCCTGCACCACCAAAACCGGAGAAGCAAGCTCCTGCTCCTGCCCTGTCTGTGGCTGTTGATCCTCCAACTTTCAGTCCTAATCCTGAGAGCAGCAACATTCAAGACCCAGAAG TTGATGCGCTTGCGGTGTATGTCAAAAATCTGCCCTTACATGCCACACCTAGCCAATTAGAAGAGGAGTTCAAAAGATTTGGTACTATTAAACATGATGGTATCCAAGTTAGAAGCCACAAG ATTCAAGGGTTCTGCTATGGCTTCATAGAGTTTGAGGATGCCAGCTCAGTTCAAAGTGCACTAGCG GCTTCTCCTGTGACGATTGATGACCGACCATGCCACGTCGAAGAAAAAAGAACTCCTGGTTCACGTG GTAGTAGCAGGGGAAGGTTTCCACCGGGTAGAGGTGGTAATTTCCGAGGTGAAGGCATGAGAGGCCGTGGTAGTTACCCTGGAGGGAGAGGCTATGGAAGGGGCGAGTACAACAACTATCGATCTGATTTTGGAGGCAGAGGCGGTGGTAGAGGCGGCTCAGGTCGTGGAGGTGATGTTGGCTACCAGCGGGTTGATCACTCTGGCACCGGTGGGCGTGGTGGTGCCCGGGCAGCTGCAAAGTGA
- the LOC123189003 gene encoding nuclear transport factor 2 isoform X2, whose product MAAPTPPPAAAPAPAPAAAPGPTPPAQVVGNAFVQQYYNILHQSPELVFRFYQEASRIGRPATTGADMDTVTTMEAINEKIMSMDIARAEIRGVDAQESLCGGVTVLVTGHLTGKDDVCREFAQSFFLAPQEKGYFVLNDILRYVGQGEADQSLPPPQQQPPAPELDAVVAPAAALANEASPQPEPDLSESVPHTNEDEDPKEEVYNPPNDVEVPVVEETPVPEVIDEVPNNVAASIPVSAPPVPHDEAPKKSYASIVKVMKAVLPPNSAVPYRPAPPKPEKQAPAPALSVAVDPPTFSPNPESSNIQDPEVDALAVYVKNLPLHATPSQLEEEFKRFGTIKHDGIQVRSHKIQGFCYGFIEFEDASSVQSALAASPVTIDDRPCHVEEKRTPGSRGSSRGRFPPGRGGNFRGEGMRGRGSYPGGRGYGRGEYNNYRSDFGGRGGGRGGSGRGGDVGYQRVDHSGTGGRGGARAAAK is encoded by the exons acgcctccgcccgccgccgctcccgcccccgcccccgccgcggcGCCAGGACCGACGCCGCCGGCGCAAGTG GTGGGCAACGCCTTCGTGCAGCAGTACTACAACATCCTCCACCAGTCCCCGGAGCTCGTCTTCCGCTTCTACCAGGAGGCCAGCCGCATCggccgccccgccaccaccggcgccgACATGGACACCGTCACCACCATGGAG GCGATTAACGAGAAGATCATGTCCATGGACATCGCGCGGGCGGAGATCAGGGGGGTGGACGCGCAGGAGTCGCTATGTGGCGGTGTGACCGTGCTCGTCACGGGCCACCTCACAGGGAAGGACGACGTCTGCCGCGAGTTCGCGCAGTCCTTCTTCCTTGCGCCGCAGGAGAAGGGTTACTTCGTGCTCAACGACATACTACGTTATGTCGGGCAGGGTGAGGCCGACCAGTCATTGCCGCCACCTCAGCAGCAGCCGCCGGCACCGGAGTTGGATGCAGTGGTTGCCCCTGCTGCCGCCCTGGCAAATG AGGCTTCGCCGCAGCCAGAGCCGGATCTCTCTGAGTCTGTTCCTCATACCAACGAGGATGAGGATCCCAAGGAGGAGGTTTACAACCCACCGAATGACGTGGAAGTGCCTGTTGTGGAGGAAACACCGGTTCCTGAGGTCATAGATGAAGTGCCAAATAATGTAGCAGCCTCCATACCGGTTTCGGCTCCCCCTGTACCACATGACGAGGCCCCTAAGAAGTCGTACGCTTCAATT GTCAAAGTCATGAAAGCAGTTCTGCCACCAAATTCCGCAGTTCCTTACAGGCCTGCACCACCAAAACCGGAGAAGCAAGCTCCTGCTCCTGCCCTGTCTGTGGCTGTTGATCCTCCAACTTTCAGTCCTAATCCTGAGAGCAGCAACATTCAAGACCCAGAAG TTGATGCGCTTGCGGTGTATGTCAAAAATCTGCCCTTACATGCCACACCTAGCCAATTAGAAGAGGAGTTCAAAAGATTTGGTACTATTAAACATGATGGTATCCAAGTTAGAAGCCACAAG ATTCAAGGGTTCTGCTATGGCTTCATAGAGTTTGAGGATGCCAGCTCAGTTCAAAGTGCACTAGCG GCTTCTCCTGTGACGATTGATGACCGACCATGCCACGTCGAAGAAAAAAGAACTCCTGGTTCACGTG GTAGTAGCAGGGGAAGGTTTCCACCGGGTAGAGGTGGTAATTTCCGAGGTGAAGGCATGAGAGGCCGTGGTAGTTACCCTGGAGGGAGAGGCTATGGAAGGGGCGAGTACAACAACTATCGATCTGATTTTGGAGGCAGAGGCGGTGGTAGAGGCGGCTCAGGTCGTGGAGGTGATGTTGGCTACCAGCGGGTTGATCACTCTGGCACCGGTGGGCGTGGTGGTGCCCGGGCAGCTGCAAAGTGA